One genomic window of Candidatus Kuenenia stuttgartiensis includes the following:
- a CDS encoding energy-coupling factor transporter transmembrane component T family protein yields the protein MKLPPASTRTGTILVLLVLVGIGLLNNFGPLVVCLFMVLLFGVFTVGNIFIVVCHAKGVWVFSLLTGVSLLLTKEGRALAPILMVKMFSMWLWSVIWIKWVGFERILSTLEKMGIPAILLNVIAFTTRFLPIMGERIKMTFAAQSSRGAKKGLRSLQLRNLAGGIGSVLLSSFEQSENVERAMQSRGFCGTYTISTDKDEAPSYVVLSLMFLMAFLIWTGVICDVLCGKCL from the coding sequence TTGAAATTGCCGCCGGCTTCTACCCGCACAGGAACGATACTGGTTTTGCTTGTACTGGTGGGTATAGGTTTGCTGAATAATTTTGGGCCTCTTGTTGTTTGCCTGTTTATGGTGTTATTGTTTGGTGTATTCACAGTTGGAAACATATTCATTGTTGTATGCCATGCAAAAGGAGTCTGGGTTTTTTCCCTTCTCACCGGTGTAAGCCTTTTGCTAACAAAAGAGGGCAGAGCGCTTGCCCCAATCCTCATGGTCAAAATGTTTTCAATGTGGTTGTGGAGTGTAATCTGGATTAAATGGGTGGGATTTGAACGTATTTTGTCAACCTTAGAGAAAATGGGAATACCGGCAATTTTGTTAAATGTCATTGCATTTACCACGCGTTTTTTACCTATTATGGGGGAACGGATAAAAATGACGTTTGCCGCACAGTCTTCACGCGGTGCAAAAAAGGGGTTGCGTTCCCTGCAATTACGAAACCTTGCCGGGGGGATTGGCAGTGTGCTTTTGTCTAGTTTTGAGCAATCTGAAAATGTTGAACGTGCAATGCAATCACGCGGATTTTGCGGAACATATACTATCAGCACAGACAAAGACGAAGCGCCCTCGTATGTTGTTTTGTCTCTGATGTTTTTAATGGCTTTTTTAATTTGGACCGGAGTGATTTGCGATGTCCTGTGTGGTAAGTGTTTATAA
- a CDS encoding energy-coupling factor ABC transporter ATP-binding protein — protein MSCVVSVYNVTFLYPNGVQAISGLSFSVHQHEKVGLIGPSGAGKTTLFWHLNGLLRPHSGEVRVLDKPLTGLKNINEVRKHVALTFQQVNDQLFCSSVWEEIAFGPKNLYWPKQQVADTVEKWLAYFELNDVRERPPHHLSGGQKRRVALAAAMAMEPDLLILDEPANDLDHRHRRKLITYLKGLRIALLVASHDLRLIEELTERCILMDKGRIVADKTTVELVHNEGILKKYGMEAIPIKE, from the coding sequence ATGTCCTGTGTGGTAAGTGTTTATAACGTTACGTTTCTTTATCCGAATGGTGTGCAGGCGATATCAGGATTATCATTTTCCGTTCACCAACATGAAAAGGTGGGTCTGATCGGGCCTAGTGGCGCTGGCAAAACAACCCTTTTTTGGCACTTAAACGGGCTTTTAAGACCACATTCGGGAGAAGTTCGTGTTTTGGACAAACCGCTTACCGGACTCAAAAATATTAATGAAGTTCGGAAGCATGTCGCCCTTACTTTTCAGCAGGTAAACGATCAGCTTTTTTGTTCTTCCGTCTGGGAGGAAATTGCATTTGGACCGAAAAATTTGTATTGGCCAAAGCAGCAGGTGGCAGACACGGTGGAAAAGTGGCTGGCGTATTTTGAATTAAATGATGTTCGGGAACGGCCGCCGCATCATTTATCGGGAGGGCAGAAGCGCAGGGTTGCACTGGCGGCAGCTATGGCGATGGAACCCGATTTGTTAATCCTCGATGAACCAGCAAACGACCTGGACCACCGTCATAGACGTAAATTAATAACCTATCTGAAAGGATTAAGAATTGCTCTTCTGGTGGCCTCACATGATTTACGCCTGATAGAGGAATTGACCGAACGGTGCATTCTTATGGATAAAGGCAGGATTGTTGCAGACAAAACTACCGTTGAGTTGGTACATAATGAAGGTATTTTAAAAAAGTACGGGATGGAGGCAATACCGATAAAAGAATAA
- a CDS encoding energy-coupling factor ABC transporter ATP-binding protein — protein MSCVVSVYNVTFLYPNGVQAISGLSFSVHQHEKVGLIGPSGAGKTTLFWHLNGLLRPHSGEVRVLDKPLTGLKNINEVRKHVALTFQQVNDQLFCSSVWEEIAFGPKNLYWPKQQVADTVEKWLAYFELNDVRERPPHHLSGGQKRRVALAAAMAMEPDLLILDEPANDLDHRHRRKLITYLKGLRIALLVASHDLRLIEELTERCILMDKGRIVADKTTVELVHNEGILKKYGMEAIPIKE, from the coding sequence ATGTCCTGTGTGGTAAGTGTTTATAACGTTACGTTTCTTTATCCGAATGGTGTGCAGGCGATATCAGGATTATCATTTTCCGTTCACCAACATGAAAAGGTGGGTCTGATCGGGCCTAGTGGCGCTGGCAAAACAACCCTTTTTTGGCACTTAAACGGGCTTTTAAGACCACATTCGGGAGAAGTTCGTGTTTTGGACAAACCGCTTACCGGACTCAAAAATATTAATGAAGTTCGGAAGCATGTCGCCCTTACTTTTCAGCAGGTAAACGATCAGCTTTTTTGTTCTTCCGTCTGGGAGGAAATTGCATTTGGACCGAAAAATTTGTATTGGCCAAAGCAGCAGGTGGCAGACACGGTGGAAAAGTGGCTGGCGTATTTTGAATTAAATGATGTTCGGGAACGGCCGCCGCATCATTTATCGGGAGGGCAGAAGCGCAGGGTTGCACTGGCGGCAGCTATGGCGATGGAACCCGATTTGTTAATCCTCGATGAACCCGCAAACGACCTGGACCACCGTCATAGACGTAAATTAATAACCTATCTGAAAGGATTAAGAATTGCTCTTCTGGTGGCCTCACATGATTTACGCCTGATAGAGGAATTGACCGAACGGTGCATTCTTATGGATAAAGGCAGGATTGTTGCAGACAAAACTACCGTTGAGTTGGTACATAATGAAGGTATTTTAAAAAAGTACGGGATGGAGGCAATACCGATAAAAGAATAA
- a CDS encoding hydrazine synthase subunit gamma, with translation MKTGVVKIGLVAALGVVGLISAGGVYAGQPRVISTIQTGATWEPLGREEPLTVPEVHFRVKHSPFKSELVRYGQFQFNDAAWSLQGSYSCASCHYERGQTTGLIWDLGDEGWGSWKNTKYIRGGRYLPPFRHEGFTGHPDEIVGATSSLDRVCGRDPGFVFRSENFSPMRLEALICYIRALEFTGSPFRNADGSLTEAQKRGQKIFEDPKVGCLECHPGDPMDPRALFSDAQTHDVGTGRVGVNGFRSTPGKVFNISALEAGEDPYGVESNTPIIGLDLVKEFDTPTLRDIYASGTYFHDGGARTLMDTINNTVNDKDMHGRTSHLKQQELQDLVEYLKAL, from the coding sequence ATGAAGACAGGAGTAGTGAAAATAGGATTAGTTGCGGCCCTGGGGGTAGTGGGGCTGATATCGGCGGGCGGCGTATATGCCGGTCAGCCGCGGGTAATTTCCACGATCCAGACGGGAGCTACGTGGGAACCGCTGGGAAGGGAAGAACCTTTGACGGTGCCGGAAGTGCATTTTCGTGTAAAGCATTCACCTTTTAAGAGTGAGCTGGTAAGATACGGGCAGTTCCAGTTTAACGATGCAGCGTGGAGTTTGCAGGGATCATACTCATGCGCCAGTTGTCATTATGAGAGAGGCCAGACAACCGGTTTGATTTGGGATTTGGGAGATGAAGGATGGGGTAGCTGGAAGAACACGAAGTATATTCGTGGCGGCCGATATCTTCCTCCGTTCAGGCATGAGGGGTTCACTGGTCATCCTGATGAAATAGTAGGGGCAACCAGTTCACTTGACAGGGTATGTGGAAGGGATCCTGGATTTGTGTTCAGGAGTGAGAATTTTTCTCCGATGAGATTAGAGGCGCTCATTTGTTACATCAGGGCGTTGGAATTTACCGGGAGTCCATTCAGGAATGCGGATGGGAGTTTAACCGAAGCCCAGAAGAGGGGTCAGAAGATATTTGAGGATCCGAAGGTAGGATGTCTTGAGTGTCATCCTGGCGATCCGATGGATCCGAGGGCATTGTTCAGTGATGCACAGACGCATGATGTAGGAACCGGCAGGGTAGGTGTAAATGGTTTCAGGTCAACACCTGGGAAGGTATTTAACATATCGGCGTTAGAGGCAGGTGAGGATCCATATGGTGTTGAGAGCAACACGCCGATCATTGGATTGGATCTTGTGAAGGAATTTGATACGCCGACATTGAGAGACATCTATGCATCAGGCACCTATTTCCATGATGGTGGTGCAAGGACATTGATGGACACCATAAACAACACGGTAAATGATAAGGACATGCATGGAAGGACGTCTCATTTAAAGCAGCAGGAGCTCCAGGATTTGGTGGAGTACCTGAAGGCGTTATAA
- the nikR gene encoding nickel-responsive transcriptional regulator NikR has product MSFLVRFGVSLEKELLKKFDTHIKKKKYTNRSEAIRDLIRGNLVMEEWQEGKEITGSITLVYDHHKRELVNMLIDIQHDYHGIILSSQHIHLDHDNCLEIIVIKGKPQMVEELYGKLKSAKGVKHGGISMATTGKGIL; this is encoded by the coding sequence ATGTCTTTTTTGGTTAGATTCGGGGTTTCTCTGGAAAAGGAACTCCTTAAGAAATTTGATACCCACATAAAGAAGAAAAAATATACCAACCGTTCGGAGGCAATACGTGATCTGATACGCGGTAATTTGGTGATGGAAGAATGGCAGGAAGGCAAGGAGATTACCGGTTCTATCACACTTGTTTACGATCATCATAAAAGGGAACTGGTAAACATGCTCATTGATATCCAGCACGACTATCATGGTATTATCCTTTCTTCCCAGCATATCCATCTAGATCATGATAATTGTCTTGAAATCATTGTTATAAAAGGCAAGCCGCAAATGGTAGAGGAATTATACGGAAAACTGAAATCGGCAAAAGGTGTTAAACACGGGGGCATATCCATGGCAACTACGGGAAAGGGGATTTTGTAA
- a CDS encoding energy-coupling factor transporter transmembrane component T family protein, which produces METYSLLYAMQKESGFFSLLTGVSLLLTKEGRALAPILMVKMFSMWLWSVIWIKWVGFERILSTLEKMGIPAILLNVIAFTTRFLPIMGERIKMTFAAQSSRGAKKGLRSLQLRNLAGGIGSVLLSSFEQSENVERAMQSRGFCGTYTISTDKDEAPSYVVLSLMFLMAFLIWTGVICDVLCGKCL; this is translated from the coding sequence TTGGAAACATATTCATTGTTGTATGCCATGCAAAAGGAGTCTGGGTTTTTTTCCCTTCTCACCGGTGTAAGCCTTTTGCTAACAAAAGAGGGCAGAGCGCTTGCCCCAATCCTCATGGTCAAAATGTTTTCAATGTGGTTGTGGAGTGTAATCTGGATTAAATGGGTGGGATTTGAACGTATTTTGTCAACCTTAGAGAAAATGGGAATACCGGCAATTTTGTTAAATGTCATTGCATTTACCACGCGTTTTTTACCTATTATGGGGGAACGGATAAAAATGACGTTTGCCGCACAGTCTTCACGCGGTGCAAAAAAGGGGTTGCGTTCCCTGCAATTACGAAACCTTGCCGGGGGGATTGGCAGTGTGCTTTTGTCTAGTTTTGAGCAATCTGAAAATGTTGAACGTGCAATGCAATCACGCGGATTTTGCGGAACATATACTATCAGCACAGACAAAGACGAAGCGCCCTCGTATGTTGTTTTGTCTCTGATGTTTTTAATGGCTTTTTTAATTTGGACCGGAGTGATTTGCGATGTCCTGTGTGGTAAGTGTTTATAA
- the mgtE gene encoding magnesium transporter, with the protein MPKNFNTFVKMELKWANIFLPEIKELIRTKDFSRLRDFLRERHPADIVDILAGLEPAEKVVSFRLLDKSKSSEVFSLFDSSEQEALLKQFTEQHVRTLLIEMEPDDRTQLFDELPADVVERLLKLLPPAERKEANELLNYPPNSAGRIMTPEFVGLQMHMTVARALEHIRKTGLNREIIYICYIVDETKKLRGVTSLKNIILANPDQLIQEIMNEHVLFVHTTDDQEKAAKVVQKYDLLAVPVVDNENRLVGIVTFDDVLDVVEEEATEDFKKMAGIQTIEDEYFRVGVSKRVINRIVWLAILVIAATISQTILKGYSEILSSMIAIAYFIPMLTGSGGNTGSQSSTLVIRALATGEITTREWWKILLRELRVGVVLGLILGFIAFSIAAISTKQPALAATVGISLFSVVSAGNIVGVSIPLLFRLIKLDPAFVSAPLIATILDATGLIIYFEIARRVLLITTH; encoded by the coding sequence TTGCCAAAAAATTTTAATACCTTTGTAAAAATGGAACTAAAGTGGGCAAATATTTTCCTTCCTGAAATCAAGGAACTTATAAGGACAAAAGACTTCAGCCGGCTGCGGGATTTTCTTCGCGAACGCCATCCCGCCGATATTGTCGACATTCTCGCCGGGCTGGAACCTGCAGAGAAGGTGGTAAGCTTCAGATTGCTTGACAAGAGCAAAAGTTCTGAAGTCTTTTCACTCTTTGATTCTTCCGAACAGGAAGCGCTCCTAAAGCAATTTACAGAACAACATGTAAGAACGCTTTTAATTGAAATGGAGCCGGACGACAGAACCCAGCTATTTGATGAACTCCCTGCAGACGTTGTGGAAAGACTCCTGAAATTACTCCCTCCCGCGGAAAGAAAGGAAGCAAACGAGCTTTTAAATTATCCCCCTAACTCCGCAGGCCGCATAATGACCCCTGAGTTCGTGGGGCTTCAAATGCATATGACCGTTGCACGGGCGCTTGAACATATACGGAAAACAGGTTTGAACCGTGAAATTATTTACATATGCTATATCGTTGATGAAACAAAAAAATTGCGGGGGGTTACCTCTCTCAAAAACATCATCCTTGCGAATCCAGACCAACTGATACAAGAGATAATGAATGAACATGTTTTATTTGTTCACACCACCGATGACCAGGAAAAAGCGGCAAAAGTGGTTCAGAAATACGATCTTCTTGCGGTACCGGTAGTCGATAACGAAAACAGGCTCGTTGGTATTGTGACGTTTGACGATGTGCTTGATGTTGTAGAAGAAGAAGCAACCGAGGATTTTAAAAAAATGGCTGGTATCCAGACTATAGAAGACGAATATTTCCGCGTTGGAGTATCAAAACGCGTGATTAACCGGATAGTTTGGCTCGCGATACTTGTCATCGCTGCAACCATTTCACAAACAATACTGAAGGGATACTCAGAAATCTTAAGCTCGATGATTGCAATTGCCTATTTCATCCCTATGCTAACGGGTTCAGGCGGCAATACTGGTTCCCAGTCATCTACCCTTGTGATCCGGGCGCTGGCTACGGGAGAGATAACTACCAGGGAATGGTGGAAAATTTTACTAAGGGAATTACGGGTAGGGGTTGTGCTTGGACTAATTTTAGGATTTATTGCTTTTTCCATTGCAGCAATATCCACAAAACAACCCGCACTGGCCGCAACGGTAGGAATTTCCTTATTTTCCGTAGTGAGTGCCGGGAACATCGTAGGAGTCTCTATCCCGCTGCTTTTCCGGCTGATAAAACTGGATCCGGCGTTTGTATCTGCACCATTAATTGCAACGATACTGGACGCAACGGGACTTATTATTTATTTCGAAATCGCCAGAAGGGTGCTTTTGATAACAACCCACTAA
- the cbiM gene encoding cobalt transporter CbiM: MHISDGVLSPYIVITGWAVAAPSLAMSVKSLKPDKVGAYGVIAAVFFAGSTIHIPLGPFSMHLVLNGIAGLLLGWSAVTVITVGLLLQALFLGFGGLTVLGVNIAVMALPGAIIGMLGRHWMKQFSAKKRPWIGSFAGGGAVCISSVLLFVALSTTHAALAPLAKLVFWGHVPVILVEGVISYWLVHFLQKAKPSLLGILH; the protein is encoded by the coding sequence TTGCATATTAGCGACGGAGTACTTTCTCCCTACATTGTCATTACCGGATGGGCTGTTGCAGCCCCTTCGTTAGCGATGTCGGTAAAAAGCCTGAAACCTGACAAAGTCGGTGCATACGGAGTAATTGCCGCTGTTTTTTTTGCAGGTTCGACAATCCACATACCCCTTGGACCTTTCAGCATGCATCTTGTCCTCAATGGTATTGCAGGACTTTTACTGGGATGGAGCGCTGTAACCGTAATAACGGTAGGCCTTTTGCTGCAGGCTTTGTTCCTTGGTTTTGGAGGATTGACTGTGTTGGGGGTAAATATTGCTGTTATGGCGTTGCCTGGCGCGATTATCGGCATGCTTGGACGCCATTGGATGAAACAGTTTTCAGCGAAAAAACGGCCATGGATAGGATCGTTCGCGGGTGGCGGTGCTGTATGTATTTCGTCCGTTTTACTCTTTGTTGCGCTTTCTACAACCCATGCGGCGCTGGCGCCCCTTGCCAAACTGGTTTTTTGGGGACATGTTCCTGTCATACTTGTTGAAGGCGTTATCAGTTATTGGCTGGTACACTTTTTGCAAAAAGCAAAACCTTCGTTATTAGGAATTTTACATTGA
- a CDS encoding hydrazine synthase subunit beta: protein MIRKGMIGAVMLGAAVAISGGVATAGYIQGTHVKTDLPGPFHITMSPDGSTLFISNQSGHSVTFVDARTQKVTGEVAVRVQPEASAVTPDGAFLYVCNAESDSVSVVDIQRKQEIKEIKVGDWPSGIKISPDGKTAYVACSGCMWNAIDVIDTGRMEKVRSIYTSDYGPRMVEISPDGKTLVAILDTVGSINRSVDFIDIASGRVVENRVIHESSNLRDVVYTPDGKYIAVTHQTPKNWLPVCEAENGQVFTNNVTIIETKAGGKVARLPLDDLNNYDGNPYGMAMDPKGKYLYIGVRGMHRVTILDMDKVLGLVRSSTQEELDYLRDDLGLVRDYLVARVPTGLGPSSVCLSPDGKFCYAANYFSNNVTVIRTAVD from the coding sequence ATGATACGAAAGGGAATGATAGGAGCGGTGATGCTTGGAGCTGCGGTAGCGATAAGTGGCGGAGTAGCGACTGCGGGGTATATACAGGGTACGCATGTAAAGACGGATTTACCCGGGCCGTTTCACATAACGATGTCGCCGGATGGTAGTACGTTATTTATATCGAATCAATCTGGGCACAGTGTAACGTTTGTGGATGCAAGGACGCAGAAGGTAACGGGTGAGGTCGCTGTGAGGGTACAGCCTGAGGCTTCAGCGGTTACGCCTGACGGGGCATTTTTGTATGTATGTAATGCAGAGAGCGACAGTGTATCGGTAGTGGACATACAGAGGAAGCAGGAGATCAAGGAGATAAAGGTAGGTGACTGGCCGAGCGGGATCAAGATTTCGCCTGATGGCAAGACTGCCTATGTTGCATGTTCCGGTTGCATGTGGAACGCGATTGATGTAATTGATACGGGGAGGATGGAGAAGGTAAGGTCGATATATACTTCAGATTACGGTCCCAGGATGGTGGAGATATCTCCTGATGGGAAGACCCTTGTTGCGATACTTGACACGGTAGGATCGATCAACCGGAGCGTTGATTTTATTGACATTGCCAGTGGCAGGGTAGTAGAGAACAGGGTAATCCATGAGAGTTCCAACCTGAGGGATGTTGTATATACGCCGGATGGTAAATACATAGCTGTAACCCACCAGACGCCGAAGAACTGGTTGCCGGTATGTGAAGCGGAGAATGGTCAGGTATTTACGAACAACGTAACAATCATAGAGACCAAGGCCGGTGGTAAGGTAGCGAGATTACCGTTGGACGATCTCAACAATTACGATGGCAATCCGTATGGTATGGCGATGGACCCTAAGGGCAAGTATTTGTACATTGGGGTAAGAGGGATGCATCGTGTAACGATACTGGATATGGATAAGGTATTGGGTCTGGTGAGGAGCAGCACGCAGGAGGAGCTTGATTATCTGAGGGACGACCTTGGGTTGGTAAGAGATTATCTTGTTGCCAGGGTTCCTACGGGTCTGGGGCCAAGTTCGGTATGTTTATCACCTGACGGCAAATTTTGTTATGCGGCCAACTATTTTTCCAACAATGTAACCGTGATAAGGACTGCGGTTGATTAA
- a CDS encoding DUF362 domain-containing protein gives MSIVSIAKCDDYTLEKVYHAIHRSLSLLNGTEMLVRPGKKVLLKLNLLSSSQTPERAVNTHPAVVRALVDIFQKDFGCEVYIGDSSGSVKNSSTFNAFRVTRINEIAENTGAKIVNFDKDKYIDVYNKDYEILDKFRIARTLREVDFIVSVPKLKTHGLTQYTGAIKNMLGSIPGNGKKNVHLIAPKPTVFAKALVDIYQMAPPHLIIMDAIVGMEGNGPNAGNPKKVGLIISSRDSVALDTVASNIIGFEPMAVPTIRFAHQRGLGIGELRNITVAGESIQNVAVHDFKKPSSGAQDFAGKYLPNFLLAMMFDNTCSTFSTVNHSNCTRCYECVRNCPAGAMSKDTGKVEVDKKKCIGCFCCDEVCDFHAIEMKRSLVGRALLGMAKALGVEKVE, from the coding sequence ATGTCTATAGTATCAATTGCAAAATGTGACGATTATACCCTGGAAAAGGTTTACCATGCGATACATCGGTCTCTAAGCTTGCTTAATGGCACTGAAATGCTTGTACGACCAGGAAAAAAGGTACTGTTAAAACTTAACCTTCTTTCATCATCACAAACCCCGGAAAGAGCGGTAAATACCCACCCTGCAGTTGTCAGGGCGCTGGTGGATATATTTCAGAAAGATTTTGGGTGCGAGGTATATATTGGGGATTCATCAGGAAGCGTAAAAAACAGTTCCACGTTCAACGCCTTCCGGGTTACCCGTATCAACGAAATTGCGGAAAATACCGGCGCAAAGATTGTAAATTTTGATAAAGACAAATACATCGATGTTTACAACAAGGATTATGAAATCTTAGACAAATTCCGTATAGCCAGGACGTTGAGAGAGGTAGATTTTATTGTTTCCGTTCCTAAACTGAAAACGCACGGTTTAACGCAGTATACCGGAGCGATAAAAAACATGCTCGGCTCGATACCGGGCAATGGCAAAAAGAATGTCCATTTAATAGCGCCGAAACCAACCGTCTTTGCCAAGGCGTTGGTGGATATTTACCAAATGGCGCCGCCTCATCTCATCATAATGGATGCAATTGTAGGCATGGAAGGAAACGGCCCTAATGCGGGAAACCCAAAAAAGGTCGGTTTAATTATTTCCAGCAGGGACAGCGTCGCGCTGGATACGGTAGCCAGCAACATCATTGGTTTCGAACCTATGGCCGTACCGACTATCCGTTTTGCACATCAGCGCGGTTTGGGCATTGGCGAATTGCGCAATATTACTGTAGCAGGAGAATCCATTCAAAATGTAGCGGTGCATGATTTTAAAAAACCATCCAGCGGTGCACAGGACTTTGCGGGAAAGTATCTCCCCAATTTTCTTCTTGCGATGATGTTTGACAATACCTGTTCTACTTTTTCCACCGTAAACCATTCCAATTGTACAAGGTGTTATGAGTGTGTAAGAAATTGCCCTGCCGGCGCCATGTCAAAAGACACGGGAAAAGTAGAGGTCGACAAAAAGAAATGTATTGGTTGTTTTTGCTGTGATGAGGTATGCGATTTTCATGCAATAGAGATGAAACGCTCTCTGGTTGGCAGAGCGTTGCTGGGTATGGCGAAGGCTTTAGGAGTAGAAAAGGTAGAATAA
- a CDS encoding site-2 protease family protein produces the protein MTREDQKSPPFFKKVRIHVLLFIATFLTTYYVNGIWYSLAIMSILLSHELGHFFMCRKYHVDATLPYFLPLPLPPFGTFGAVIKMKGHIPHKRALFDIGAAGPLMGLVFAIPAIVVGLILSDVRPVPADSSNYLGLGEPVLFSFIAKLLFGTLPEGMDIYLHPLAFAGWAGLFVTALNLLPIGQLDGGHIMYALLGKKSDIVYRIGIFIFCVITVFFYKGWILFAILLLIFGFRHPSPADEYTPLDPRRKMLGIALFIIFLLSFTPVPLKF, from the coding sequence ATGACAAGAGAAGACCAGAAATCTCCACCTTTTTTCAAAAAGGTGCGAATCCATGTATTGCTTTTTATTGCCACTTTTCTGACAACGTATTACGTTAATGGAATATGGTATTCACTAGCTATTATGTCAATCCTGCTTTCTCATGAATTAGGACATTTTTTTATGTGCAGAAAATACCATGTAGACGCCACCTTGCCCTATTTTCTACCCCTCCCACTGCCACCTTTTGGTACATTTGGAGCAGTCATAAAAATGAAAGGGCACATCCCCCACAAGCGGGCATTGTTTGATATTGGCGCGGCAGGTCCGCTTATGGGCCTGGTATTTGCCATTCCCGCCATTGTAGTAGGCCTTATCCTTTCAGACGTACGACCTGTGCCAGCCGATTCATCAAATTACCTGGGACTTGGGGAACCGGTACTCTTTTCATTTATCGCAAAGCTTCTATTTGGAACGCTGCCGGAAGGAATGGATATTTATCTTCATCCTCTTGCATTTGCAGGCTGGGCCGGATTATTCGTCACTGCGCTTAATCTTTTGCCAATCGGGCAGCTTGACGGAGGACATATTATGTACGCACTGCTGGGGAAAAAGAGTGACATCGTTTATCGTATAGGTATATTTATTTTTTGCGTAATCACCGTTTTTTTTTATAAGGGCTGGATTTTATTTGCCATACTCCTTCTGATTTTTGGATTTCGACATCCCTCGCCCGCAGATGAATATACGCCTCTCGATCCCAGGAGAAAGATGCTTGGCATTGCCCTTTTCATTATTTTTCTCCTGTCTTTTACCCCCGTGCCTCTTAAATTTTAG